TTTCTTTTTGATATAGTCCACGATAAACAAACTTTGTTTCTTTATCAAGTTTTATAAAAATTAGTTGTGCTATTTGAGCACCTTTTTCAATGTCTACACCGTTTGGATTGAAAACTGTTAAAAGACCTTCTCCTCTTCCCTCATATCCTGGATCCCAAACAGCAGTATATATTGTTGTACCGTTTCTTATTAATGTTGACCTAGGTATTGCAAGAGCTATTGCATTACTCGGTACTCTCACAATCTCCTTATATCTAATTCTATAGGCACCTGGTGCCAAATGATATACATTATTTTCTGTTTTTGCCTCCTCAACCTCAGCAAGCTTTCTTGAATTCACAGCTAAAACACCTTTACCTTTGAACACAAAAACCTTATCTAAATGTAGTTTAAGACCACTGCAGTCAACATCATCTATACTAAGACCAAATAATTCAATTATGGTTTCTGGTGATAAAACTACCATGCTGCATCACCAAATATAATTATTAAAACAACTATTTAAGTTGTGTCATTCAAAATATTTTGCAGTGCCATTTAGTGTACTGTTTTTGACAAATATCTTGGAGCATCAATTGGTCTATTCAAAATCACTCCAAGTTTGTATGCTATAAACTGAAGTGGTATAGCTAAAGCTATTGGTGCTAAGTGTCTTTGTGTATAGGGTATCAATACCTTTGTTGCACCACCAACCTCAGTTATTTTTGCATCAGATTCAAATCCTATAACAATTGTTGTAGATTCTTTCTCAATAGCCATTGACACAAGGTTATATGTTGATTCCAATGCCTGTTTCTCAACAGGCATTATGAATACAGAGAATATTCCTTTTTCAATAATTGTTTGTGGTCCGTGTTTGAACTCCCCTGCTTCCACACCCTCAGCATGAATATATGCTGCTTCCTTAAATTTCAATGCGCCTTCTAAAGCCAGTGGATATGTTAAACCTCTTGATATTATGTAGCCACTTCTGCAGCTAGCTATCTTCTTAGCAGCTTCGTTTGCCTGTTCCTCAATTCTTGCCATATTCATGCTAAGCTCTTCACTAAACCTCCTCACATCCCTTAGTCTATTCCTGTATTCCTCCTCACTAATTCTTCCACCAACTCTTCCAGCTTTCAAAGCAATTAAGTATAGAAGAAGCAGTGTAGATGTAAATGTTTTTGTTGCTGGTATTGCGATTTCGGGTCCAGCACCTATTGGAAGATATAAGTTTGATAGGTTAGCTAGTCTAGAACCAATATAGTTTGTAAGTCCAAGAATTGTCGCACCTCTTAACTTAGCTTCAAAAACCGATGATAACACATCACTTGTTTCACCTGATTGTGATATAGCCACAACAACTGTTCCAGGACCAACATTATCAACATGATAAAGCGGAAACTCAGCAGCGCTTACAACAACTGATGTTACACCAGCTAATTCAGAAAAGTAGTATGAGCCTATATGTGCTGCGTGAAGACTTGTTCCATTAGCAATCATGAAAATTTTTTCAGCATCGATTACAAGTCTTGCTGCAAAAGACAAATACTTCTCTTGCACAGAATACAATGTTCTTAAAAGTGATTCAGGAACCTCATAAATTTCTCTCAACATATTATGTGGATAGCCATCCTTATCCACATATCTACTATCAATGTCTATGTTTTTAAAATCTTTAGTAACTCTACTCCCATCAACAGTCTCAACAACAATACCAGAATCGCTAACTAAAGCCATCTCCCCTTTTTCAAGCTTGAAATACTTATCGACAACACCATACATAGCACCTCGACCAGACGAAATTACTATATAATCGCTAGAAACACCTACATAAAGAGAAGGCCCATGAGAATATGCTACAAAGCATTTACACTTGGAATCTAAAGCCACCATGCTGTAGAATCCATCCAAACTTTTCACAACATTTCTAAATGAGGATAGAAGATCATAGTCTTTTCTAATGTTATCTTCAATCATATGAGCAACAATTTCGAAATCGCATCTAGAAATAACCTTATGCCCATTTATAATAACAGCATCCTTCAATGCTTCATAGTTTGCTATAGCCCCATCACCAACCACAGCTATTCTGTTAGTACAATCAGTATGGGGCTGAGTATTATCTATATGTGGCTTGCCATGAGTTGCATACCTTGTATGGCCTAGTACAATCCATGACGATATCTTATTCAGTCCATACTTCTCACTCACATAGTCTATTCTCTGAGCATCCTTATACACTGCAATACCATCAAATGGTATAGCTACACCACTTCCATTAAATCCTCTAAATTCAAGAAGCTTAAGACCCCTTAAAACTTGGTTAATAACATTGAGCTTTTTAGGAGACAAAATAGCATAGATTCCACCCATTTTCAACACCACTTAATGTTTTATTTATTTAGCATTTATAAATCTAATATATGGTTAAGTATTTGCCATCATATCTTATAATGCCCATTGATATAGCAAGTCTAAGAATGTTTATAACTTGTTCCTTATCCATGTTCTTTCTCTTTGTTATATACTTAAGAAAATCGGATACTTTTATAGATCCAAATTCATTAACAATTTCCTGAAGCTCATCATAAACAATGTATAGATCAGGTGGCAGCTTATATTCAATTAATTCACACATATTCATTTTTAAAAACAAGTAGCCCAATACACGATTACCTTCCATTTTAGAGATCTTGTATAGATTTGGCTTGACAATTCTAACGTTATAGAATATTTTATTGTCACCAACACTATTATATCTCCTAACAGAATTAACTAGACAAATACTACAAGCTTCGCCACTATCTATACACTTAGATAAAGTTTCAACTACTTTAATAATGCATGAGCTATTCGACGATATTGATGCACAAACATGTATTTCCACTTCATCATCTTTACACAAATTTTTCATTGCTTGTTCTATGTATGTATCATCAAAATATATGCATGGATTCCTTCCTCTAATATTCAACTCCTTAGAAAGCCATAGAGAAAAAACTATGTTAAAGTTACTGTAAGGGGATATGAACACAAGCTTTCCATGTGTTACTATATCAGATATCAAATGCTCTAATCTAATTAATTTCAAGATTCTAGAACCTAATAAAAATTAGAAAAAAGTTTATGTTTTTTATTTATTTTTTGTTTGT
This genomic stretch from Ignisphaera cupida harbors:
- the glmS gene encoding glutamine--fructose-6-phosphate transaminase (isomerizing), producing MGGIYAILSPKKLNVINQVLRGLKLLEFRGFNGSGVAIPFDGIAVYKDAQRIDYVSEKYGLNKISSWIVLGHTRYATHGKPHIDNTQPHTDCTNRIAVVGDGAIANYEALKDAVIINGHKVISRCDFEIVAHMIEDNIRKDYDLLSSFRNVVKSLDGFYSMVALDSKCKCFVAYSHGPSLYVGVSSDYIVISSGRGAMYGVVDKYFKLEKGEMALVSDSGIVVETVDGSRVTKDFKNIDIDSRYVDKDGYPHNMLREIYEVPESLLRTLYSVQEKYLSFAARLVIDAEKIFMIANGTSLHAAHIGSYYFSELAGVTSVVVSAAEFPLYHVDNVGPGTVVVAISQSGETSDVLSSVFEAKLRGATILGLTNYIGSRLANLSNLYLPIGAGPEIAIPATKTFTSTLLLLYLIALKAGRVGGRISEEEYRNRLRDVRRFSEELSMNMARIEEQANEAAKKIASCRSGYIISRGLTYPLALEGALKFKEAAYIHAEGVEAGEFKHGPQTIIEKGIFSVFIMPVEKQALESTYNLVSMAIEKESTTIVIGFESDAKITEVGGATKVLIPYTQRHLAPIALAIPLQFIAYKLGVILNRPIDAPRYLSKTVH
- a CDS encoding deoxyuridine 5'-triphosphate nucleotidohydrolase, with protein sequence MVVLSPETIIELFGLSIDDVDCSGLKLHLDKVFVFKGKGVLAVNSRKLAEVEEAKTENNVYHLAPGAYRIRYKEIVRVPSNAIALAIPRSTLIRNGTTIYTAVWDPGYEGRGEGLLTVFNPNGVDIEKGAQIAQLIFIKLDKETKFVYRGLYQKENI